In Lactobacillus xylocopicola, the genomic stretch GTAACGTAGGGCAATCGACTTAATTCCATCGGCCTGGTCAGCCCAGTGCATAATCTTTTCCATCATGAGCTTAGTTTCACCGTAGGGATTGATTGGCTCCGTCGGTGAATCTTCAGTGATTGGTAGTTGCTTGGGTATACCATAAGTTGCTGCACTTGATGAAAAGACTAGGTAGTTGACGCCAGCATCCTTCATTGCTTCAAGTAAGGCAATCATGCCAGAGACATTGTTGTCGTAATACTTTAAAGGCTTTTTTACGGATTCTGGCACGAGGGAGTATGCAGCAAAGTGCATTACGGCGTCAATGTGCTCATTGCGCAAAATCTGGCTAACTAAAAACTTATTTTCAATGTCGCCTTGATAAAACTTGGCTTGGGGGTCAACCGCTTTACGGTGACCGGTGTAGAGGGCGTCGAGTACGACCACCTCATTACCCTGGTTAATGAGTCCTCTAACTGCGTTAGAGCCAATATAGCCCGCTCCACCAACAACTAATATACGCATAATTACCTCCATTGAATATAAATAGCTAAGTAAATTTTAGCACAGCGTAGCAAAAGTGGGGGACATTTTTTATGCTATAATGAAG encodes the following:
- the galE gene encoding UDP-glucose 4-epimerase GalE, with the translated sequence MRILVVGGAGYIGSNAVRGLINQGNEVVVLDALYTGHRKAVDPQAKFYQGDIENKFLVSQILRNEHIDAVMHFAAYSLVPESVKKPLKYYDNNVSGMIALLEAMKDAGVNYLVFSSSAATYGIPKQLPITEDSPTEPINPYGETKLMMEKIMHWADQADGIKSIALRYFNVAGASSDGKTGEDHAPETHLIPNILKSAVSGDGKLTIFGNDYDTKDGTNVRDYVEISDLVDAHILALKHLMTTNKSDIFNLGTAHGYSNLEILQAACEVTGIDIPYTMGPRRGGDPDSLVADSTKARTILKWQPQHENVQEVIASAWKWHQTCPNGYDD